In the Leptospiraceae bacterium genome, one interval contains:
- a CDS encoding PAS domain-containing methyl-accepting chemotaxis protein, whose translation MNTKAIEKEYPVEETSVLISRTNLKGVITYVSPDFAQISGYPPSELVGKPHNIIRHPDMPKSIFRSLWSTIKQNKPWSGVIKNKRQDGDYYWVDATVTPIRKNDTLIGYMSVRKKPLPGDIEKAKELYSLLLRAEKTIAFKLQTFFASIRASLSQKKFFISIVLFSVGLIYSIGNLFFSEWNLRNIIALGTQLIFLVLGIFTSMYFYFSKQKEENILLEAADYISSGGLKKSLKTFKQGGIFNKEILLHLKSISTGLWGVIFKIKLNSTESETLSVKLSKSTKEISELIQKQAAATEEITASSEELSATIHSISSSVETQTENISSIKEKIGVLDESMNNVKVEMGKLDEISDKTSKTAQEGDQKIQNLVVRIQEISSNSAKINEIVSLITAIADKTNLLSLNASIESARAGEAGRGFAVVAGEVSKLADQTAVSVKEITGLITSNNKIIHATSEEVTETVSYLRYILNGIQKSTTLQ comes from the coding sequence ATGAATACTAAGGCTATTGAAAAAGAATATCCGGTAGAAGAAACTTCTGTATTGATTTCTCGAACCAATTTGAAAGGAGTGATTACTTATGTCAGTCCTGATTTTGCTCAAATCAGTGGTTATCCACCAAGTGAGCTAGTCGGAAAGCCACACAATATAATCAGGCATCCCGATATGCCAAAATCTATTTTTCGTTCTCTCTGGAGTACAATTAAACAAAATAAACCCTGGAGTGGGGTGATTAAAAATAAAAGGCAAGACGGAGATTACTATTGGGTTGATGCAACTGTTACTCCAATACGAAAAAACGATACACTTATCGGCTATATGTCTGTCAGAAAAAAACCTCTTCCCGGAGATATAGAAAAAGCAAAAGAATTGTATTCTTTATTACTTAGAGCTGAGAAAACTATCGCTTTTAAATTACAAACTTTTTTTGCTAGCATAAGGGCTTCACTTAGTCAGAAAAAATTTTTTATATCGATTGTTTTATTTTCAGTCGGATTAATCTATTCTATTGGCAATTTATTTTTTTCGGAATGGAATTTAAGAAATATTATAGCTTTGGGAACCCAGTTAATCTTTTTAGTTCTTGGAATATTTACTTCAATGTATTTTTATTTCAGTAAGCAAAAAGAAGAAAATATACTTCTTGAAGCGGCGGACTATATTAGCAGTGGTGGATTGAAAAAAAGTCTAAAGACTTTCAAGCAAGGAGGGATATTTAATAAAGAAATACTCCTACACTTAAAAAGTATTTCTACTGGTCTTTGGGGAGTTATATTTAAAATAAAGCTTAACTCAACAGAATCAGAAACTCTGTCTGTCAAGTTATCAAAGTCAACAAAAGAAATTTCAGAACTAATTCAAAAGCAAGCTGCAGCAACCGAAGAAATTACTGCGTCATCCGAGGAATTATCTGCGACTATTCATTCAATTTCTTCCAGTGTAGAAACCCAAACCGAAAATATTTCCTCTATCAAAGAAAAAATTGGGGTATTAGACGAGTCGATGAACAATGTGAAAGTAGAAATGGGGAAGTTAGACGAAATCTCAGATAAAACGTCTAAGACTGCCCAAGAAGGAGATCAAAAGATTCAGAATCTTGTAGTCAGAATTCAAGAAATTAGCAGCAATTCTGCAAAGATAAATGAAATAGTTTCCCTCATTACAGCGATAGCAGATAAAACTAATTTACTTTCTTTGAATGCTTCGATAGAGTCTGCAAGAGCTGGAGAAGCAGGGAGAGGGTTTGCGGTTGTAGCAGGCGAAGTTTCTAAATTGGCTGATCAAACTGCGGTTAGCGTAAAAGAAATAACTGGACTTATAACTTCGAACAATAAAATTATTCACGCTACAAGTGAAGAAGTTACGGAAACAGTATCGTATTTACGATATATTTTAAATGGAATCCAAAAATCAACGACTCTGCAATAG
- a CDS encoding thioesterase family protein, protein MESIYKNTTRFSDLDTQRHVNNIVYENLAESGRISLLSESGWTLEKLLGEEIHFRPVKCFVSFTEQQTMGTEIITKTKLFPQSDGKLHYSTLISNTTSTKTACQIEFLFEPRKKNKKFVVFENLSEKAPFEFEKVKKFSGSCSQISFIHTPNLSERNIFGVLPGASYWRIFEESRWDFMSKLGITFDLIKKQNSTMFYMGGTFHFQKEIPAGEKLKIYTWIDRIDKIWVYMRQDAFSEKNKDLLMSTNGRFLIVSVDKARPKKADEPLINLYKKYTENK, encoded by the coding sequence TTGGAAAGTATATATAAGAACACTACCAGATTTAGCGATCTGGATACGCAAAGACACGTAAATAATATCGTCTATGAAAACCTTGCTGAATCAGGAAGGATTTCTCTTTTGTCGGAATCTGGTTGGACATTAGAAAAGCTTTTAGGAGAAGAAATACATTTTCGTCCTGTAAAGTGTTTCGTGAGTTTTACAGAGCAGCAAACAATGGGAACAGAGATTATAACAAAAACTAAATTGTTTCCACAATCGGATGGAAAGCTACACTATTCTACTCTTATCTCTAATACAACCTCTACAAAAACAGCCTGTCAGATTGAGTTTTTGTTTGAGCCTCGCAAAAAAAATAAAAAGTTCGTTGTATTTGAAAATCTTTCAGAAAAAGCACCTTTTGAATTTGAGAAGGTCAAGAAATTTTCTGGAAGTTGTTCACAAATTTCATTTATCCATACTCCAAATTTATCCGAGAGAAATATTTTTGGAGTATTGCCGGGGGCATCTTATTGGAGGATATTTGAAGAGTCTCGTTGGGACTTTATGTCAAAACTTGGAATTACTTTTGATTTAATCAAAAAACAAAACTCTACTATGTTTTATATGGGCGGGACATTCCACTTTCAAAAAGAAATTCCCGCAGGTGAAAAATTAAAAATCTATACTTGGATAGATCGAATTGATAAAATTTGGGTGTATATGAGGCAAGATGCCTTTAGCGAGAAAAATAAAGATTTACTCATGTCAACCAATGGAAGATTTTTAATTGTTTCTGTAGATAAGGCTCGCCCTAAAAAAGCAGATGAGCCATTAATAAATTTGTATAAAAAATATACAGAAAACAAATAA
- a CDS encoding mucoidy inhibitor MuiA family protein: protein MKKIFIIFTITTASLFSEPLTIPIQEVLIYSDRAQITRRLEINIPPGETIFKISSLPVNLMDSTLRASFPESNQLNISSVNSFVELTTNFNDSSIQELKEKIDSKEKERKFLEGRLFSIQKEKSLNSDFEKLTIGSVSYNAAYTKSEQEVLGWKNSFESLKNKFLKLENYSHETQKELDKVTSELSILDQKLNKIISRSGKSIRTTEVKVINSSNKTINYPLQVSYLVSGALWNPVYNITLSENGQIEVEYIAEIQQESGENWKNVKLSLSTAEPRKSQVRPKVFGTLLHNIETQTKKDNFFLYKKESARGATTMAAPVAETEPTNIEGSVDKTAGSFIFHSSEKIEIPSDKEFHRVAISKFQANSKPELLTIPKLKKTVFLTGRIQNKISFPLLAGKVNLYRESGYVGESSISYIPVGSEFTISFGIENNVRVAYRVDTKNYNSGIVSNKKVFEKNLYISIENFDKSEKKINVMDQIPVSDIEEAEIEIDQENSTSGYKEKVKNSGIYEWSVTISPNVKKELNLKYKVKVPATSSLNF from the coding sequence ATGAAAAAAATCTTTATAATTTTTACAATAACCACTGCTTCACTTTTTTCAGAGCCTTTAACGATCCCGATTCAAGAAGTTTTAATTTACAGCGACAGAGCACAAATAACAAGGCGTTTAGAGATTAATATCCCTCCGGGAGAAACAATTTTTAAAATTTCTTCTTTACCTGTAAACTTAATGGATTCGACTTTAAGAGCAAGTTTCCCTGAATCAAATCAGTTAAATATTTCTTCTGTAAATTCTTTTGTTGAACTAACAACTAATTTTAATGATTCTTCGATCCAAGAGCTTAAAGAAAAGATTGATTCAAAAGAAAAAGAAAGAAAATTTTTAGAAGGGAGACTTTTTTCTATACAAAAAGAGAAATCTCTAAACTCAGATTTTGAAAAATTGACAATTGGTTCTGTATCGTACAATGCAGCTTATACAAAATCTGAACAAGAAGTTTTGGGCTGGAAAAATTCATTTGAATCACTAAAAAATAAATTTTTAAAATTAGAAAACTATTCCCATGAAACACAAAAAGAGTTAGACAAAGTAACATCTGAGCTTTCTATTTTAGATCAAAAATTGAATAAAATTATCTCCAGAAGCGGAAAGTCAATTCGAACTACAGAAGTGAAAGTGATCAACTCATCTAACAAGACTATCAATTATCCCTTGCAAGTTTCTTATCTTGTGAGTGGTGCTCTTTGGAATCCGGTCTATAACATCACTCTTTCTGAAAACGGACAAATAGAAGTAGAGTATATTGCAGAGATTCAACAAGAAAGTGGTGAAAACTGGAAAAATGTAAAGCTCTCTCTTTCTACAGCAGAACCAAGAAAGTCTCAAGTTCGTCCAAAAGTATTTGGAACATTATTGCACAATATTGAAACGCAAACCAAAAAGGATAACTTTTTTTTATATAAAAAAGAATCGGCAAGGGGCGCAACAACTATGGCAGCTCCTGTAGCAGAGACAGAGCCTACAAATATTGAAGGTTCTGTTGACAAGACAGCCGGCAGTTTTATTTTTCATTCTTCTGAAAAAATTGAAATTCCTTCTGATAAAGAATTTCATCGTGTAGCTATATCTAAATTTCAGGCAAATTCAAAACCTGAACTTCTAACAATTCCAAAATTAAAAAAGACTGTTTTTCTTACAGGAAGGATACAAAATAAAATTAGCTTTCCGTTACTTGCAGGAAAAGTAAATCTTTATAGAGAATCCGGGTATGTAGGAGAGTCTTCTATATCTTATATTCCTGTAGGATCAGAATTCACTATATCCTTTGGAATCGAAAATAATGTGAGGGTTGCTTATAGAGTCGATACTAAAAACTATAACTCTGGAATCGTATCGAATAAAAAGGTCTTTGAAAAAAATTTATACATTTCTATTGAGAATTTTGATAAATCAGAAAAAAAAATCAATGTAATGGATCAAATTCCAGTTTCTGATATAGAAGAGGCAGAAATAGAAATTGATCAAGAAAATTCTACATCAGGGTATAAAGAAAAAGTTAAAAATTCCGGTATTTATGAATGGTCGGTTACGATTTCGCCTAACGTCAAAAAAGAATTAAACTTGAAATATAAAGTAAAAGTTCCTGCAACTTCAAGTTTAAATTTTTAA
- a CDS encoding mucoidy inhibitor MuiA family protein, producing the protein MNYSYLLFFVFLFSLFTGDIFSESIDTKITQVRLYQNKAYVRRSGELDIKKHLTSFYIENIPESIIDRSINISFEPKKFPIKVKRVQVVEIIEKVFQNEQAKEAKIKYDELLKKLNLLNKEFSILISHKEKINSITAKKKESNFSVPEIQMNPSIWNTVQKTISVMLEENAKQEIAKLEEIDNLREELLVAEAKLDFYKRAEEKVRKKIIIDFQSSLREKIQFHVDYMVSGAEWYPHYAVKVDTVTKINSLFFYALVRNNTGEDWQNVDFSFSAADPNQNSDLPILKEWRIGYEEIQDDLKPQISPKQSRRRISEEKEMPSSKLDGQISDDSLSSDTLSTDDEEVENYKPRPRKKSEKKKFKPQEANEYSPQQTDIQAQSKNFLTNNAVQSRSFATENNLNSLKNDFQNLQDSFASRNYSDAIDYGKQAKEKILRLNERYRKELIQTSEKIEEISRRSAILQSNSKLGVNLISPISSSGGFDYRYFPKSKETILSDNSFNKIMINIENLNSELYYETSPISQKSVFMSASSLSRNKEPLLAGPLDIFVKEDFLGTSILNMTSKGEKLKFDLGPDNNIEVDRRETKYREKKGILSEKNSVKTSIEIQLKNKKNEKIQLRVIDRIPYTFDKDIEVELIHATHNPEKKNYGAFYFNISLNPGEEKKIQFEYIVKYPAKNILKEGSGAEIE; encoded by the coding sequence ATGAACTATTCCTATTTACTATTTTTTGTTTTTTTGTTTAGCCTATTTACGGGTGATATTTTTTCGGAAAGTATTGATACAAAAATAACTCAAGTTCGTTTATATCAAAATAAGGCTTATGTTCGTAGAAGTGGTGAGTTGGATATCAAAAAACATCTGACTAGTTTTTACATAGAAAATATTCCCGAATCAATTATAGATAGGTCAATCAATATTAGCTTTGAGCCAAAGAAATTTCCTATCAAAGTGAAACGTGTTCAAGTAGTCGAAATAATCGAGAAGGTTTTTCAGAATGAGCAAGCAAAAGAAGCTAAAATAAAATACGATGAGCTTTTAAAAAAGTTAAACTTATTAAATAAAGAATTTTCTATTCTAATTTCACACAAAGAAAAAATCAACAGTATAACTGCCAAGAAAAAAGAGTCCAATTTTTCTGTACCGGAAATTCAGATGAATCCTTCTATTTGGAATACTGTACAAAAAACAATTAGTGTCATGTTAGAAGAAAATGCAAAACAAGAAATAGCCAAATTAGAAGAAATTGACAACTTGCGAGAAGAATTACTCGTAGCAGAAGCAAAATTAGACTTTTACAAAAGAGCAGAAGAAAAAGTTAGAAAGAAAATCATTATTGATTTTCAATCTTCACTTCGAGAGAAGATTCAATTTCACGTTGATTATATGGTTTCAGGTGCCGAATGGTATCCGCATTATGCAGTAAAAGTGGATACAGTTACAAAAATAAATTCACTATTTTTTTACGCCTTAGTTAGAAACAACACAGGAGAAGATTGGCAAAATGTTGATTTTTCTTTTTCGGCAGCAGACCCGAATCAAAATTCGGACCTACCAATTTTGAAAGAATGGAGAATCGGCTATGAAGAAATCCAAGACGATCTTAAACCACAAATTTCGCCTAAACAAAGTCGAAGAAGAATTTCCGAAGAAAAAGAAATGCCTTCTTCAAAATTAGACGGTCAAATTTCAGATGATTCTCTATCAAGTGACACTTTAAGCACTGATGATGAAGAAGTAGAAAATTATAAACCACGCCCTCGTAAAAAGTCTGAAAAGAAAAAATTTAAACCTCAAGAAGCAAATGAATATAGTCCTCAACAAACAGACATTCAAGCTCAATCTAAAAATTTTCTTACTAACAATGCCGTTCAATCTCGATCTTTTGCTACAGAAAATAATTTGAACAGCTTAAAAAATGACTTTCAAAATTTGCAAGATTCTTTTGCTTCCAGAAACTATTCTGACGCGATAGACTATGGAAAACAAGCTAAAGAAAAAATTTTACGTTTAAATGAAAGATACCGAAAAGAGTTAATACAAACTTCTGAAAAAATAGAAGAAATCTCAAGAAGATCGGCTATTTTACAATCAAATTCCAAGCTCGGAGTCAATCTCATTTCACCTATATCTTCTTCGGGTGGATTTGATTATAGATATTTTCCAAAGTCAAAAGAAACAATTCTATCAGATAATTCATTTAATAAAATTATGATTAATATTGAAAATTTGAATTCTGAATTATATTACGAAACCTCTCCTATATCGCAAAAATCAGTTTTTATGTCTGCTTCTTCATTGTCGAGAAATAAAGAACCGCTTCTTGCTGGTCCTTTAGATATATTTGTCAAAGAAGATTTTTTAGGAACTTCAATTCTCAACATGACCTCTAAAGGAGAAAAATTAAAATTCGACTTAGGTCCGGACAATAATATTGAAGTGGACAGGAGAGAAACTAAATACAGAGAAAAGAAAGGAATTCTTTCAGAAAAAAATTCAGTGAAAACTTCGATTGAGATACAACTAAAAAATAAAAAGAACGAAAAAATACAGTTGAGAGTTATTGATCGAATTCCATACACATTTGACAAAGACATAGAAGTTGAGCTTATTCATGCAACCCACAATCCGGAAAAGAAAAATTATGGTGCTTTTTATTTTAATATTTCTTTGAATCCAGGTGAAGAAAAAAAAATACAATTTGAATACATTGTTAAATACCCTGCAAAAAATATTTTAAAAGAAGGATCAGGAGCAGAAATCGAATGA